A DNA window from uncultured Methanoregula sp. contains the following coding sequences:
- a CDS encoding phospholipase D-like domain-containing protein, which translates to MNTRMPILPTIAVLLAVLAVVAAGCTGISPSPKPVSTGTAANVSSNTGIHTIFVQANDGRAPVLNAIAGAQKTITLTIYQLDDPEIVAALAAAQNRSVSVRIIYNNASFAAQNVTNPNNYAIANLTPLGVQMRPGWPIYTLTHQKTLTVDGSVALIMTLNLDQTFFTTTRDFGIVTNDPAEVQEIERVFEADWNYRNVTPTQASLVWSPVNAREKIVGLINHSNKTLEIYIDSITDPQVIGAICNASQRGVAVRMLAANNIGSNGANVNAPAIAMLNASGAKAKSIAAPYVHAKVAVADYGTNRQVAYVGSAYFVVESLDQSRNLGILVSEQPILDRIETEFNKDWQAPAVPESNG; encoded by the coding sequence ATGAACACCAGAATGCCGATCCTTCCCACCATTGCAGTCCTGCTCGCGGTCCTTGCTGTTGTTGCCGCAGGCTGTACCGGGATCTCTCCCTCACCAAAGCCGGTGAGCACCGGGACCGCCGCGAATGTATCTTCAAACACCGGTATCCATACGATCTTTGTCCAAGCAAACGATGGCCGGGCGCCGGTCCTCAACGCAATTGCCGGGGCACAGAAGACCATCACTCTCACCATCTACCAGCTTGATGACCCTGAGATCGTTGCCGCACTGGCTGCCGCACAGAACCGGAGCGTCTCGGTCCGGATCATCTACAACAATGCCTCGTTTGCAGCCCAGAATGTGACCAACCCGAACAATTATGCGATTGCAAACCTGACCCCGCTCGGGGTGCAGATGAGACCGGGCTGGCCAATCTATACCCTCACCCACCAGAAAACCCTCACGGTTGACGGGTCGGTCGCGCTCATCATGACCCTCAACCTGGACCAGACATTTTTTACAACAACACGGGATTTCGGGATCGTGACAAACGACCCGGCAGAAGTACAGGAGATCGAACGGGTGTTCGAGGCGGACTGGAATTACCGGAATGTGACCCCGACTCAAGCCTCGCTTGTCTGGAGCCCGGTCAATGCCCGGGAAAAGATCGTCGGCCTGATCAACCATTCGAATAAGACCCTCGAGATCTATATCGACTCGATCACCGATCCCCAGGTGATCGGGGCGATCTGCAATGCCTCGCAGAGAGGCGTTGCTGTCCGGATGCTTGCGGCCAATAACATAGGCAGCAACGGGGCGAATGTGAATGCACCGGCAATTGCCATGCTGAATGCCAGCGGGGCAAAAGCAAAATCGATCGCTGCGCCGTATGTTCATGCCAAGGTGGCTGTGGCCGATTACGGGACAAACCGCCAGGTCGCGTACGTGGGTTCGGCCTACTTTGTCGTTGAGTCCCTGGACCAGAGCCGTAACCTGGGGATTCTCGTCTCGGAGCAGCCAATCCTCGACCGGATCGAGACGGAGTTCAACAAGGACTGGCAGGCACCCGCCGTGCCGGAGTCCAATGGGTGA